The Camelina sativa cultivar DH55 chromosome 16, Cs, whole genome shotgun sequence sequence GTACCATATCACTTTCTATGGGCTTGGTCGTGGGTTGCTATGTCTTCTTTTTAGTATAGGTTGCTACTGATCTACTGGATAACACAACACTGGGGAAAACTTTACTTATGAAACATTAGTGTAAGAGTTAAAGAGATTATACGTTTATGTCTATTTCAGGTTTGTtctccattgttttttttttttagttttcctaGTCCTAATCCATTTTTGATCTGTTAAGATTGTTGTTAGTACGCAAAGGCATACCCATTAGTCTTGAGAGATAAATCTAATACAGTATTAGATATTCTCTCCAATTCATTAGTTGTGTTACATTTTCagttttactctgttttgggttttgattaaatttttatatacgtATCCAATATTACGTAAGGTTGGACGGCTTTAGGAATTGCTTTCTCACTATTGAAGAACATTAACATTTTACTTTGTGCTTTTCCAGCGATGTATTTGCCAATTCCCCCTTCTTCATTTCAGCAGATACAGCTGGCATATTGGGCTCAAGGTTAGCTTCCATCATTCACAAGATTCTCACTTCAGTTCACGATTTTCTAACTCTAAGATTTTGTACTTCTTAGGGACAACGAGGAGTACAAGGAGATAATTGTCCAAGCAGGGAGAACCTATGAGGTAATATGTTCTCCTCAGATGCTTTTGTTTATTAatgaaactaatttttttgcCATAAGACCTTTTACACTAGTTCCATCTGAATTTGCTGTGTTCTAGCTCTCATTGATGGTGGAATCCGAAAATTCATATATTGCTTGGGATTTCTCCTTGATGCAAGGGAAGATAAGCATGGTATTGAATTTTTTAACCCGCGCTATGTTTCCCCATTATGTAACCTTAAATCATTTGATTGCTTTTTCTTGCTTGGTTTTGCTTCCCTCTTCAGAATTATTCTGGAATCACAGGGGTATCTTGTTTGTTCTCTTATGAGCTACAGTAATTGTTCAAGTTTTTAGGAAACTTAgttttttggtatttaaaatGCATGTCGAGAAAATCACTCTGTCCCTATCTTCTGTATTTCGATTTAAAGTTGTGTCTGTTACTGCTTTTGCAAGACTCTGCTTTCCTTTATTTTCACGCTTAGTTTACGGCGTATCCTTGGCCTTTTGATGATCATTCTTGTTTCTTGACATGGGATGGGATCTAAGTTAGGTTCTCAGCTTTGTGGTTTGTCCTCTATTTAAACGTCTGTTGTTATTTCCAGGATATTGGATTTAGCGTGGAGTACATAAGTGCTTCAGGGGAAAAGACGGTGAGTCTGGTCTTAGTTGCCATACTCTATGGTTATACTTTGCTAGCGTatagcatatatataattccTCACTCTATAAGATATCCATTCAGTGAAGTGAATTTCTGAGggttaatttttctaatttcagCTGATGTTACCTTACCGTCGGTATGAAGCTGACCAGGTGAGTGCCATATCAATTTTGTGGGGAAGCTTTTggtgtgttttttgttgttgctcttgCGTAGCTGTGTTGCATTAGGTAATCGTTTTGGGGATTACTGCAGGGCAACTTCTCTACCCTAATGGCTGGAAACTACAAGCTTATATGGGATAATTCATATTCAACTTTCTTCAAAAAGGTAGGGTGATATTTACATTTTGCGGTAGACAAAGTGAAGTACTAGTATCCTTTTTAGCCCATTTTTCCATTGCTTTCATTAATGTGGATCCATTCATTGgcgtctttttttttcctctgtccAAGACTCTTCGATATAAAGTGGATTGCATACCACCAGTAGTGGAGCCCGAGCCTTTAAACTGAAAGTGGAAGATGATGGTGGATTTTACTGTCATGTCTCATCATTTCTTTGTACAAGGATAAAATTCTGAACCCTTTGAGAGACATCAATGAAACTTCATAAACATTTGGTGCCAAACACACTATTGTCATTAATATTATAACCCTTTGAGAGACATCAATGGAACAAATTGTAGATTGGCATGGGCATTTGAGTTCGGGTATTTTTGATTTCCAGGTATTTTGGTAAAAGGATCCTAGATCCATTCGAGTATTTCTAGTATTCAGATCGGATTTTTGGATAGACAGCCATTAGGTTCGGTTTGGGTTTTAcctaatatcaatatatttcaTATTCGGGTTTGGGTCTTACTATGATCGTCAACTACCGAATCCTTGGACCACAACTATATTGCTCTACTTTTCAGCACAGACTCGGCTAAATGAATGGATCCACTTTATAtcgaaattaaaaataatgtatCAAGTACCGCACCACACGCAGTTCCGGACCAACTACTCCCTCTTTATGCCTTTGTATGACTACATGTACGGCACAATGGATGGAACCACATATACATTGTACGAGAAGTCTCTAGAAAGAGTAGAAGATAAAGTGGATGTGGTGTACTTAACTGACCCGACGACGAGTCCACATACCATTTGCGCATTGGCTTGGCCTCATTTGCCTCCTACCCTTTCTCTTATAGATGGTTCATGCGCCTCTTCTACTGTAAGTCAAAACGCCAATTGTCAAATAAGCTAAGTGTTAACATAGATTAACTGTACGCACTCATTAGATAAATCATACTGTTTTTGTTCCTCCTTTGACCAAATTCCAGATACGCGTCGAGAGTGAGAACTATCGTGAATGATCCCAGCAAACATATATCATCGAAAGAGATGGTGCGATTGAAAAAGTTGGTAGTATACTGGAAATTAAGATCAAGCCGGTAAAAAACGTGAGGAAGAAGACTTGGTGGATATTGAGGAAGATCGTACACGAAAAGATGAGGCAGATAGTTGAAGAATGCTGGCATGGGATTCAATTCATGTAGGTGAAATTCAGACGATAGTATGGTTTTCACCATTCTTTTTGTAGGAAGTTACTACTCTTAAGTAGAGTTTCTATCTACGTAATGCTATATGTCTCaaactttatttgttttgatgaGATCTTCGTTATAAGAAAGGAATTAATCGTAGATACAGTACAATACGAATCTAGCGAGAACTAtgcaaacaagaacaaaagtgAAACAGTATAAAGATAATCCATTATATCAAAGTCCTAGcttgtttctattttgtaacacacttctctctcattttttattacttattacTTTATAAGTGGATAAAACAGACCAAACCACagtgttcttcttttcttttctaatcatataaaaaccaaatattttggtttgtgtAATTCACAGTCAGGGGATATGCTCTCTACAGCGTGTGGCTCTCCATGTTATATAAGCACTGGAGGTAACATTAACTATAATTAATTCTCGTAATGTGCTGAAAAGAATCCCAAACATTAACTATATATGCTCTCTACAGAATGAATCCCAAACTGAGTAACAACATTTGGATGCAACATATAGCATTTGCTGAGATAATCATTCAAGATTCTTGGTTCAAGATAGGTTATGCACCAGCTTATCATCAAGTCTCAGACTCAATCAAGGCAAGTTTGATTCACTAGATGTCGGACAATGTTAATAGCTTTTGAGTCAAAGTTGTAACTTATCTGGTGCGGCAACTGAAGCTAGCTTATCAGATCAAAGAATAAAGCACTTCAAGGTAAACTCTAAGTTAGTGACTGCAGATTCTTCTACAGCTCATCATGATCAAGTCAAGTTAGTATATATGTATGCAGAGGAAAAGAGATTCTTTTGGGGATTCTAATCTCGAGTTACGCCAAGATCTTTCTATTCGCAGTTGCTCTTAAAGGTAAGATCTTTAACTCTGTGTTGCGTTGTGCATAATAGTCTTAGTGAAATTCTTGTGGTCATGGATAGATGCTGCACATGATA is a genomic window containing:
- the LOC104754187 gene encoding uncharacterized protein LOC104754187 — its product is MERRRQLAQLGSATGVYKTLVKYLVGVPQVLLDFIRQINDDDGPMEEQRERYGPPLYSLTKMVMAIRVFLSLLWDRYDTFKLSRDQMNLLSEAAIVYTSEFERFVTFISDVFANSPFFISADTAGILGSRDNEEYKEIIVQAGRTYELSLMVESENSYIAWDFSLMQGKISMDIGFSVEYISASGEKTLMLPYRRYEADQGNFSTLMAGNYKLIWDNSYSTFFKKTLRYKVDCIPPVVEPEPLN